A single window of Armatimonadota bacterium DNA harbors:
- a CDS encoding glycosyltransferase family 39 protein, with amino-acid sequence MKVSVRIWLAAIILVHLMLGIGFWMHTPYGAAPDEKYHGVYVRHLADEWRLPVFSPENRDDYEAHQPPLYYALGVPFYLIGGDIGVRALSLVLGALSILAVFAAVRTLLPDRERTAIACAGSVALLPMHLALSSSVANDILAELIFGLALLLMTRMLVSGPNTRASATLGLVLGLGLLSRTTCILLFPASLLVYLILWRRGTLRASRAVTQSALMLGVSLAVGGWWLVRNAMLYGDPLAMSLFNEAFTHTARPEFFVVERGLGWGGYFLLVGAWTFASFWGVFGHMNVFMPTWVYLTLAGFSIVTLIASIRPVAALRRDVLIVYAAVVLLVFAAFVRFNLTYFQAQGRYLYPAIIPIAVAFVLGVERLLGRGSGEANSRP; translated from the coding sequence ATGAAAGTATCTGTGCGGATATGGCTGGCGGCAATCATCCTCGTGCATCTGATGCTGGGCATCGGGTTCTGGATGCACACGCCCTACGGGGCGGCGCCCGACGAGAAGTACCATGGCGTCTACGTCCGACACCTCGCGGACGAGTGGCGCTTGCCGGTGTTCTCTCCCGAAAACCGGGACGACTACGAGGCCCACCAGCCGCCGCTCTACTACGCCCTGGGTGTGCCCTTCTACCTGATCGGCGGAGACATCGGGGTGAGGGCGCTGTCCCTTGTCCTGGGCGCGCTCTCGATCCTCGCAGTATTCGCGGCGGTCAGGACTCTGCTCCCCGACAGGGAGCGCACGGCGATCGCCTGCGCGGGATCTGTCGCCCTCCTGCCGATGCACCTCGCTCTCAGCAGTTCCGTGGCGAACGACATCCTGGCCGAGCTTATCTTCGGCCTGGCGCTGCTGCTCATGACCAGGATGCTGGTATCCGGCCCGAACACGCGCGCGTCCGCGACGCTCGGACTCGTGCTCGGTCTCGGACTGCTCTCGAGGACTACCTGTATTCTGCTCTTCCCCGCCTCACTGCTCGTCTACCTGATACTCTGGCGGCGCGGAACACTCAGGGCGTCGCGGGCAGTCACACAGTCGGCGCTCATGCTGGGCGTGAGCCTGGCGGTCGGCGGATGGTGGCTCGTCCGCAACGCGATGCTCTACGGCGATCCCCTGGCAATGTCGCTCTTCAACGAGGCATTCACGCACACCGCCCGCCCGGAGTTCTTCGTCGTCGAAAGAGGGCTGGGGTGGGGCGGATACTTCCTGCTCGTCGGCGCGTGGACGTTCGCGAGCTTCTGGGGAGTCTTCGGGCACATGAACGTCTTCATGCCGACGTGGGTTTATCTGACGCTCGCCGGGTTCTCCATCGTAACCCTGATCGCGAGCATCCGGCCGGTCGCCGCTCTGCGGAGGGACGTACTCATCGTCTACGCGGCGGTCGTCCTTCTAGTGTTCGCCGCATTCGTGCGGTTCAACCTGACATACTTTCAGGCGCAGGGGAGGTATCTCTACCCGGCGATCATCCCCATCGCGGTGGCATTCGTCCTCGGCGTCGAGCGGCTTCTGGGGCGAGGAAGCGGGGAGGCAAACAGCAGACCGTGA
- a CDS encoding glycosyltransferase family 39 protein produces the protein RTAGSVGALLFMSVPIVVWEAGVAYADLSTGMFVLLAVYAVLNWEQAGERGWLAVAGVMCGFALGTKMLAVVPVAAICLWALWAGRSKGWGTGLKCAALAGLFAAFIGAPWYVKTWLYTGNPVYPFFFNVFGGRNWTQADADLYRAAQQSMGMGRSAVGFLAAPWNLTVNGFRFYDFPAVFGLIGPAFLGLLALPILAGRMERSLLRIAFVSAVFVSAWFFLMQNARYMITVLPLLSIFAGCGAAVALSHWRIGRFIADIFVVICVAVGMLTSILLVVDGARVAVGLESAESYLSRTLAPYDAQAFINSSTPTDAKVLLFKEPRGFYLERAYIWADPGHHQLIPWQSFRSDGDMVRFLRKRGYTHAIINWAFMKGDEPYEQMIFQAIGRGRLLEVYSSQKSRETVTVYEVRSP, from the coding sequence CGCACAGCGGGATCCGTCGGCGCGCTGCTCTTCATGAGCGTTCCCATCGTCGTCTGGGAGGCCGGCGTCGCGTATGCCGATCTCTCCACCGGGATGTTCGTGCTCCTCGCCGTGTATGCCGTCCTGAACTGGGAACAAGCGGGGGAACGCGGATGGCTCGCGGTCGCCGGAGTGATGTGCGGGTTCGCTCTCGGCACGAAGATGCTCGCAGTCGTGCCGGTCGCGGCGATCTGCCTCTGGGCGCTCTGGGCCGGCAGATCGAAGGGCTGGGGCACGGGACTGAAGTGCGCCGCGCTCGCCGGACTCTTTGCCGCCTTCATCGGCGCGCCCTGGTATGTCAAGACGTGGCTCTACACCGGCAACCCGGTATACCCCTTCTTCTTCAACGTCTTCGGCGGGCGCAACTGGACTCAAGCTGACGCTGATCTGTACCGCGCCGCACAGCAGTCCATGGGGATGGGCCGCTCGGCGGTGGGGTTCCTCGCTGCCCCGTGGAATCTCACGGTCAACGGTTTCAGGTTCTACGACTTCCCTGCGGTCTTCGGTCTCATCGGTCCGGCCTTCCTGGGACTGCTTGCCCTGCCCATCCTGGCGGGCAGGATGGAGAGGTCCCTGCTCCGGATCGCGTTTGTCTCGGCGGTGTTCGTCTCAGCATGGTTCTTTCTGATGCAGAACGCGCGCTACATGATAACCGTCCTGCCGCTTCTAAGTATCTTCGCGGGCTGCGGCGCGGCGGTAGCGTTGAGCCATTGGCGCATCGGGCGCTTCATCGCCGATATCTTCGTGGTGATCTGCGTAGCGGTCGGGATGCTCACAAGCATCTTGCTGGTGGTCGACGGCGCGAGGGTGGCGGTCGGTCTGGAGTCGGCGGAGTCATATCTTTCCCGCACGCTGGCCCCATACGACGCCCAGGCCTTCATCAACAGCTCGACGCCGACGGATGCGAAAGTCCTGCTCTTCAAGGAGCCGAGGGGTTTCTACCTCGAGAGGGCCTATATCTGGGCCGATCCGGGGCATCACCAACTGATCCCCTGGCAGTCCTTCCGCTCCGACGGCGACATGGTGCGCTTCCTCCGCAAGAGGGGGTATACCCATGCGATTATCAACTGGGCTTTCATGAAGGGGGACGAACCCTACGAGCAGATGATCTTCCAGGCGATAGGGAGAGGTCGGCTGCTGGAGGTCTACAGCTCGCAGAAGTCGCGCGAGACGGTGACCGTCTACGAGGTGCGTTCACCATGA